One region of Ignavibacteriota bacterium genomic DNA includes:
- a CDS encoding nucleoside recognition protein — protein sequence MFDPVKFVRVSQVTNDGIIKYAKTAVELALGLIGIMALWLGIMKIADQSGLVSKLATLLKPVTTRLFPDVPADHPAMGAMIMNISSNMLGLANAATPFGLKAMEELNKLNKKIGTATDAMCTFLVINTSSVQLIPATVIAIRAASGSSNPTEILGPVIIATTVNTTVGIIVVKILSRFRIFKKQLDEAVSDEQ from the coding sequence ATGTTTGACCCGGTAAAATTTGTCAGAGTAAGTCAGGTAACAAACGACGGAATCATCAAATATGCAAAGACGGCAGTTGAACTTGCGCTTGGTTTAATCGGTATCATGGCGTTGTGGCTTGGCATTATGAAAATAGCAGACCAATCGGGACTCGTCAGCAAACTTGCCACACTCTTGAAACCTGTCACCACTCGACTCTTTCCTGATGTTCCCGCCGACCATCCTGCAATGGGAGCGATGATAATGAATATCTCATCGAACATGCTCGGACTTGCAAACGCCGCAACTCCATTCGGATTGAAAGCAATGGAAGAGTTAAACAAACTCAACAAAAAAATCGGAACTGCAACAGATGCAATGTGTACGTTTCTTGTGATTAATACGAGTAGTGTACAACTCATTCCCGCAACGGTTATTGCAATTCGTGCGGCGTCAGGTTCTTCGAATCCGACGGAGATATTGGGTCCTGTTATCATTGCTACCACGGTAAACACAACCGTAGGAATAATCGTTGTAAAAATTCTTTCAAGATTCCGAATATTTAAGAAACAATTAGATGAAGCGGTGAGCGATGAGCAGTGA
- a CDS encoding MoaD/ThiS family protein, translating into MIRVVIPAHLRTLAKVNSEVILELNGQVTQRSILDALETKYPVLRGTIRDHVTLQRRPFIRFFACKEDFSLESPDLPLPDAIASGKEPFMIIGAIAGG; encoded by the coding sequence ATGATTCGTGTTGTAATACCGGCTCATCTTCGGACATTGGCAAAAGTTAATTCGGAAGTGATACTTGAACTTAACGGTCAGGTGACACAACGCTCAATCCTCGATGCGCTTGAAACAAAATATCCTGTGTTGCGAGGAACTATCCGTGACCACGTTACATTGCAACGACGACCGTTCATCCGGTTCTTCGCATGCAAAGAAGATTTCTCCCTCGAATCGCCCGACCTCCCGCTCCCTGATGCAATTGCTTCAGGAAAAGAACCATTTATGATTATTGGGGCGATTGCGGGGGGATGA
- a CDS encoding Glu/Leu/Phe/Val dehydrogenase, giving the protein MSTSSNLLSITPQEFVLFLKQQNIRRCYFVFDSKTKTVKSSHLALKHIAEFFQSDTRDFNTHEGIFLQVSDKHDTLQGAFVHRTWRGQAAGGVRYWSYHTMEEYLRDGLRLAKGMTHKNALAGLWWGGGKGVMAHNPNVEKFDENARSALYQEFGEMMTSLQGCYVTAEDVGTHVADMANVFSKTRFTTCIPPSLGGSGNPSVPTARGVVCGMEAALEFLGEKGLEGKIVAVQGMGNVGAPLIKFLFEKKVEKVIACDINQRLAGQLTQELAGKNFVAKVVPLCDHNFFATECDILSPCATGAVLNLKSIPLIKAKMVCGAANNQLEDHVRDDAALFQRGIVYVPDFLTNRMGIVTCANEQYGYVNNDPAIEQHLNKDWEFSIHQVALKVLRESKAMNVPPSSVALKMADELSFVPHPIFGHRGQEIIDSLVANGWERS; this is encoded by the coding sequence ATGAGTACCTCTTCGAATCTTCTATCAATCACTCCACAAGAGTTTGTTCTTTTCCTGAAACAGCAGAATATCCGGCGATGTTATTTTGTGTTTGATTCAAAAACAAAAACAGTTAAATCCTCACATCTGGCATTGAAGCACATTGCAGAGTTCTTTCAATCAGATACACGGGATTTTAACACGCACGAGGGAATTTTTCTTCAAGTCAGCGACAAACATGATACACTTCAAGGCGCGTTTGTTCATCGAACATGGCGCGGGCAAGCGGCGGGCGGAGTGCGGTATTGGAGTTATCATACGATGGAAGAATATCTACGGGATGGTCTCCGGCTTGCAAAAGGTATGACACATAAAAATGCTCTCGCCGGACTTTGGTGGGGCGGTGGAAAAGGAGTCATGGCGCACAACCCGAATGTTGAGAAGTTCGATGAAAATGCGCGCAGTGCGTTGTATCAGGAATTTGGTGAGATGATGACCTCGCTTCAAGGTTGTTACGTAACGGCGGAAGATGTCGGAACACATGTTGCAGACATGGCTAATGTTTTTTCCAAGACACGTTTTACAACGTGCATTCCGCCGTCGCTTGGCGGAAGCGGGAATCCTTCTGTGCCGACTGCGCGTGGCGTTGTTTGTGGAATGGAAGCCGCATTAGAATTTCTCGGTGAAAAAGGATTGGAAGGAAAAATCGTTGCCGTTCAAGGGATGGGAAATGTTGGCGCACCGCTTATCAAATTTTTGTTTGAAAAGAAAGTCGAAAAAGTTATCGCATGCGATATCAATCAAAGATTAGCCGGGCAATTGACACAAGAATTAGCCGGGAAGAATTTCGTGGCGAAGGTTGTTCCACTCTGCGACCATAATTTCTTTGCAACCGAGTGTGATATACTTTCTCCGTGTGCAACTGGCGCTGTGTTGAATCTGAAATCCATTCCGCTCATCAAAGCAAAAATGGTGTGCGGCGCGGCGAACAATCAACTCGAAGACCATGTGCGTGATGATGCTGCGTTATTTCAACGCGGGATAGTGTATGTGCCTGATTTTCTCACGAACAGAATGGGAATCGTAACATGCGCAAATGAGCAGTACGGTTACGTCAACAACGACCCGGCAATCGAACAGCACCTTAATAAAGATTGGGAGTTTTCAATTCATCAAGTTGCATTGAAGGTGTTGAGGGAATCGAAGGCAATGAACGTTCCTCCATCAAGCGTTGCCTTAAAAATGGCAGATGAATTATCGTTCGTTCCTCATCCGATTTTTGGTCACCGTGGTCAGGAAATTATTGATTCGCTTGTAGCAAACGGTTGGGAACGAAGTTGA
- a CDS encoding type II toxin-antitoxin system RelE/ParE family toxin translates to MVTVKWTNLALDDMDSIAEYISNDSYRYAKLMIARLFTAADILETFPKAGRTVPEFANELIREIIEGKYRIVYRIVNEKRIDILTVHHSSCLLENSPLYNDLI, encoded by the coding sequence ATGGTTACTGTAAAATGGACTAACTTAGCTCTCGACGATATGGATTCTATTGCTGAATATATTTCGAACGATTCGTATCGTTATGCTAAGTTAATGATTGCAAGACTATTTACCGCGGCAGATATTTTGGAAACATTTCCAAAAGCGGGAAGAACTGTTCCCGAATTTGCCAACGAATTGATTAGAGAAATTATCGAGGGAAAATATAGAATAGTCTATCGCATCGTCAATGAAAAACGTATTGACATTCTTACAGTACATCACAGTTCATGTCTTTTAGAAAATTCACCGTTGTATAACGATCTCATTTAA
- a CDS encoding spore maturation protein: protein METFVSIIQTISVIAIPGLVLFIVVYGAIKKVKIYTAFVEGAKEGFDVAVRIIPYLVAMLVAIGIFRASGAMDFLFMILSPITNFIGMPSETLPMALVRPLSGSGALGVMSETFKAHGADSLIGRMVSVMMGSGETTFYVLAVYFGAVGVTKTRQAVPAGIIADVVAILMSVWLVNAIWG from the coding sequence ATGGAAACCTTTGTATCAATCATTCAAACGATTTCAGTCATTGCAATCCCCGGCTTGGTGTTGTTTATAGTTGTATATGGCGCAATCAAGAAAGTAAAAATCTACACTGCATTTGTAGAAGGTGCGAAGGAGGGATTTGATGTTGCAGTCAGAATCATTCCGTACCTTGTTGCAATGCTTGTAGCGATTGGTATATTCCGTGCAAGCGGCGCGATGGATTTTTTATTTATGATTCTCTCACCGATAACAAACTTCATTGGGATGCCATCCGAGACATTACCGATGGCGTTGGTGCGTCCGCTCTCCGGTAGCGGAGCGCTTGGCGTAATGTCTGAAACATTCAAAGCACACGGTGCAGATTCGCTTATTGGAAGAATGGTTTCTGTTATGATGGGAAGCGGGGAGACGACGTTCTATGTATTGGCGGTGTATTTCGGTGCGGTCGGTGTAACGAAAACCCGGCAAGCAGTTCCGGCAGGAATCATAGCGGATGTAGTTGCAATTCTCATGTCGGTGTGGCTTGTAAACGCGATTTGGGGCTGA
- the folD gene encoding bifunctional methylenetetrahydrofolate dehydrogenase/methenyltetrahydrofolate cyclohydrolase FolD, producing MSAKIIDGKRIAEEIRSEVKQETERLKTERGIVPGLAFILVGENPASQSYVKMKGKACDEVGFYSVTEKLSVETSEHELLCLIEQFNHDTKIHGILVQLPLPKHINEERILNAIDYRKDVDGFHPINVGRLVTGQDCLKPCTPLGVQELLIRSGNDPSGKHVVVVGRSNIVGKPVMNILLQKQRGANAVVTITHTGAKDISYFTKQADILIAAIGKAESITGEMLKPGAVVIDVGINRIEDSSAKNGYRTVGDVHFASASQIASAITPVPGGVGPMTIAMLLKNTLQAAKTM from the coding sequence ATGTCTGCGAAAATAATAGACGGTAAGAGAATCGCTGAAGAAATTCGGAGCGAAGTTAAACAGGAAACTGAGCGGCTGAAGACTGAGCGAGGAATTGTTCCGGGACTTGCGTTCATTCTTGTGGGCGAGAATCCCGCTTCACAATCGTATGTGAAGATGAAAGGGAAAGCGTGCGATGAAGTTGGATTTTATTCCGTGACAGAAAAACTTTCTGTCGAAACTTCTGAACACGAACTTCTTTGTTTGATAGAACAATTTAATCATGACACGAAGATACATGGAATTCTTGTTCAACTTCCTTTACCAAAGCACATCAATGAAGAACGAATACTCAACGCGATTGATTATCGAAAAGATGTGGATGGATTTCATCCCATCAATGTCGGGCGATTAGTTACGGGACAAGATTGTCTGAAGCCCTGCACTCCTCTCGGAGTTCAGGAACTTCTTATTCGAAGCGGAAACGACCCGTCAGGAAAACATGTCGTCGTTGTCGGAAGAAGTAACATCGTCGGTAAACCGGTGATGAATATTCTTTTGCAAAAACAACGGGGAGCGAACGCTGTCGTTACTATTACTCACACAGGAGCGAAAGACATTTCATACTTCACCAAGCAGGCGGATATTTTGATTGCGGCAATCGGCAAAGCGGAAAGTATCACCGGGGAAATGCTCAAACCCGGCGCCGTCGTGATTGATGTCGGCATCAATCGGATTGAAGATTCATCTGCAAAAAACGGATACAGAACTGTCGGCGATGTACACTTCGCTTCTGCCTCACAGATCGCCTCTGCAATCACTCCCGTTCCCGGCGGAGTCGGACCCATGACGATTGCAATGCTCTTGAAGAACACACTTCAAGCCGCGAAAACGATGTGA
- the crcB gene encoding fluoride efflux transporter CrcB, producing the protein MKQEISNILFVTLGGGIGAASRYSLSNFVHRFLGSSFPYGTLTVNILGCLLIGMLMTMFEERFLVNPSLRIFFTIGILGGFTTFSTFSYETIMMLKDAEFLNAGLNIIGSVALCLGATHLGMILGKIL; encoded by the coding sequence ATGAAGCAGGAAATCTCAAACATTCTCTTCGTAACATTGGGTGGAGGAATTGGTGCGGCATCACGATACTCACTGTCGAATTTCGTTCATCGGTTTTTGGGGAGTAGTTTTCCTTACGGAACTCTCACAGTGAATATCCTCGGTTGCCTGCTCATCGGAATGTTGATGACAATGTTTGAAGAACGATTTCTTGTCAACCCGTCGCTGAGAATTTTTTTCACCATCGGAATTCTTGGAGGATTTACAACGTTCTCAACATTTAGTTATGAGACAATTATGATGTTGAAAGATGCTGAATTCCTGAACGCAGGATTGAATATTATCGGCAGTGTTGCACTCTGTCTCGGAGCGACACATCTTGGAATGATACTTGGAAAAATTCTTTAA
- a CDS encoding exo-alpha-sialidase, with amino-acid sequence MSSVRVLVGTKKGAFILTSDGKREKWEVNGPHFGGWEIYHMKGSLVDPNRIYVSQTSGWFGQLIQRSDDGGKTFYPTGTKLEDLMGPDGMPKGTGNMFVYDTSPETGKPLTTHQFYDGTQHPWEFKRVWHLEPSLTDAETVFAGVEDAAMFKTTDGGTTWHELSGMRGHGTGPNWAPGAGGLGLHTILLDHTNHERMYVAISAAGAFRTDDGGKTWKPITKGLSSNYMPDPTAEIGHCVHRIAMHKAKPNTLYMQKHWDVLRTDDAGENWHEVSGNLPTDFGFVIDVHAHEPETIYVVPIKSDSEHYPPEGKLRVYRSKTGGNDWEPLTNGLPQSDCYVNILRDAMCVDSLDSCGVYFGTTGGQVYCSPDGGDNWKPIVRDLPAVLSVEVQTLP; translated from the coding sequence ATGAGTTCGGTTCGAGTTTTAGTCGGTACAAAAAAAGGCGCGTTCATTCTTACATCGGATGGAAAGCGCGAGAAATGGGAAGTCAACGGTCCGCATTTCGGCGGCTGGGAAATTTATCACATGAAAGGTTCGTTGGTTGACCCAAACCGGATTTATGTTTCGCAAACAAGCGGGTGGTTCGGTCAACTCATTCAACGCTCGGATGATGGCGGTAAAACATTTTATCCTACGGGAACGAAACTCGAAGACCTCATGGGACCCGACGGAATGCCGAAAGGGACCGGCAATATGTTTGTGTATGATACTTCACCCGAAACAGGAAAGCCGTTGACAACACATCAATTTTATGACGGCACTCAGCATCCTTGGGAATTCAAACGTGTTTGGCATCTCGAACCATCCCTCACCGATGCAGAAACAGTCTTCGCCGGTGTTGAAGATGCGGCGATGTTCAAAACAACCGACGGCGGAACAACGTGGCACGAACTTTCCGGAATGCGCGGACATGGAACCGGACCGAATTGGGCTCCGGGCGCGGGCGGCTTGGGACTTCATACAATTTTATTAGACCACACAAATCACGAGCGAATGTATGTCGCTATTTCAGCGGCTGGCGCATTCCGTACCGATGACGGCGGCAAAACATGGAAGCCAATCACGAAAGGATTATCTTCGAACTACATGCCTGACCCGACAGCAGAAATCGGACATTGTGTTCATCGCATCGCGATGCACAAAGCGAAACCGAATACATTGTATATGCAGAAACATTGGGATGTCTTGCGCACAGACGATGCCGGAGAAAACTGGCATGAAGTAAGCGGAAACCTGCCGACAGATTTTGGTTTTGTGATTGATGTTCATGCACACGAACCGGAAACGATTTATGTCGTCCCGATTAAAAGCGATTCGGAACATTATCCGCCGGAAGGAAAATTGAGAGTCTATCGAAGTAAAACCGGTGGCAACGATTGGGAACCGTTGACGAATGGCTTACCACAAAGCGATTGTTACGTGAACATTTTGCGCGATGCGATGTGTGTTGATTCGCTTGATTCATGCGGCGTCTATTTCGGAACAACAGGCGGACAAGTCTATTGCTCGCCCGATGGCGGAGATAATTGGAAACCAATTGTCCGCGATTTACCCGCTGTCCTTTCAGTTGAAGTCCAGACGTTGCCATGA
- a CDS encoding FKBP-type peptidyl-prolyl cis-trans isomerase: MKILWLACASLILMACQGNTQQQVEIKSNKDSVSYSLGMDIGRNIKAQALDVDTKIIAQGLMDFFDSTKLLLKDEQAQACLTAWRMDLMKKQQAEAAAKGEANKKKGVEFLEENKKKEGVVTTASGLQYKVIKEGSGAKPTADKTVTVHYTGTLIDGTKFDSSVDRGEPATFPLNGVIPGWTEGLQYMTVGSKYMLYIPAELGYGERGAGQSVPPNATLIFEVELLEIK, translated from the coding sequence ATGAAAATCCTCTGGCTGGCATGTGCAAGTCTTATTCTTATGGCATGTCAAGGCAATACACAACAACAAGTAGAAATCAAATCAAACAAAGACAGCGTCAGTTACAGTCTCGGAATGGACATCGGGCGCAACATCAAAGCACAAGCGCTTGATGTGGATACCAAAATTATCGCACAAGGGTTGATGGATTTTTTTGATAGCACGAAACTTCTCCTCAAAGATGAACAGGCACAGGCGTGTCTGACCGCATGGCGAATGGATCTGATGAAAAAACAACAAGCAGAAGCCGCCGCAAAAGGAGAAGCGAATAAAAAGAAGGGCGTCGAGTTTTTAGAGGAAAACAAAAAGAAAGAAGGAGTCGTTACGACTGCGAGCGGACTACAGTACAAGGTTATTAAAGAAGGAAGCGGTGCAAAACCGACTGCCGATAAAACTGTCACTGTTCATTACACGGGAACGTTGATTGACGGAACAAAATTTGATAGTTCAGTTGACCGCGGTGAACCTGCAACATTTCCGCTCAACGGTGTTATCCCCGGATGGACTGAAGGATTGCAATACATGACTGTTGGTTCAAAATACATGTTGTACATTCCTGCCGAATTGGGTTACGGTGAACGTGGCGCAGGACAGTCAGTTCCACCAAATGCAACGTTGATTTTTGAAGTTGAACTTCTCGAAATAAAATAA
- a CDS encoding TIGR00282 family metallophosphoesterase has translation MPQTLNILFIGDIVGKPGFEITETLLKSYIQKYSVDLCIANGENLDEGKGIDEKLAAKLFGLGVQVITTGNHLWDNWGAKKLLASNRNVLRPLNYPSENPGNGFVVYDLGEKGKVGVLNIQGRIYMQPIDCPFHKAEWAVEKMREQTKVIFVDLHAEATAEKIAMGWHLDGKVSALVGTHTHIQTADARILPKGTAYITDVGMTGPYDSVIGMKTEIALKRQILQTPFKYEMATNDNHICGVYVQADVETGKALKFESFIYPKFL, from the coding sequence ATGCCCCAAACCCTCAACATTTTATTCATCGGCGATATTGTCGGAAAGCCCGGCTTCGAAATTACCGAGACACTCCTCAAAAGTTATATCCAAAAATATAGCGTGGATTTGTGCATCGCCAACGGAGAAAACCTTGACGAAGGAAAAGGGATTGATGAAAAACTTGCCGCGAAGTTATTCGGACTCGGTGTGCAGGTGATTACGACCGGCAATCATCTGTGGGACAATTGGGGAGCGAAAAAACTCCTCGCTTCAAATAGAAATGTTCTCCGCCCGTTGAACTATCCATCCGAAAACCCCGGCAACGGTTTTGTGGTGTATGATTTGGGAGAGAAAGGAAAAGTCGGCGTGCTGAATATTCAGGGAAGAATTTACATGCAACCGATTGATTGTCCGTTTCACAAAGCGGAATGGGCTGTGGAAAAAATGCGCGAGCAGACAAAGGTGATATTTGTTGATTTGCACGCTGAAGCCACGGCGGAAAAAATTGCAATGGGTTGGCATCTCGATGGAAAAGTTTCGGCGCTTGTCGGCACGCACACACACATCCAAACCGCCGATGCAAGGATACTGCCGAAAGGAACTGCGTACATCACCGATGTCGGCATGACCGGTCCGTACGATTCCGTCATCGGAATGAAAACCGAGATTGCATTGAAGCGGCAAATCCTGCAAACGCCGTTCAAATATGAAATGGCAACGAACGATAACCATATCTGCGGCGTTTACGTGCAAGCGGATGTCGAAACCGGAAAGGCGTTGAAGTTTGAGAGTTTTATTTATCCAAAGTTTCTATAA
- a CDS encoding four helix bundle protein yields MFRFEKLEVWKKASVVTEDLFDLSEILDEKRKYRWAEQLRSAAMSITNNIAEGSGSTSKHEFRQFLNFSHRSVSETANIIIICHRRNYITDQQRLDFLNNLEEVSRMIMGFSKSL; encoded by the coding sequence ATGTTTAGATTTGAAAAACTTGAAGTTTGGAAGAAGGCATCTGTTGTTACAGAAGATCTTTTTGATTTGTCAGAAATATTAGATGAAAAGAGGAAGTACAGGTGGGCTGAACAACTTCGTTCAGCGGCGATGTCAATTACGAATAATATTGCAGAAGGTTCAGGCAGTACATCAAAACACGAATTCAGGCAGTTTTTGAATTTTTCTCATCGTTCAGTTTCCGAAACCGCGAATATTATTATCATCTGTCATCGCCGTAATTACATCACAGACCAACAACGACTTGACTTTCTCAACAATCTTGAAGAAGTAAGTCGGATGATTATGGGGTTTTCTAAATCACTATGA
- a CDS encoding proline dehydrogenase family protein, whose amino-acid sequence MNFLNKLVVKAVPLVPKSIVRKFAGRYIAGEEISDAVRVVKQLNSQGMIATLDVLGESITMREEATSATEMIIEVIKTIEKEQLDSNVSIKLTQLGLQLDKVFCLDNVRRIVQTAKERNNFVRIDMEDSSCTDDTIWVYKEIRKQFDNSGIVLQAYLKRTETDVVSLMQEGLRNFRLCKGIYVEPAEIAFKQKDEINKNFMRVIEVMLREKAYVGIATHDSDLVAGSYKVIEKMKLQRHEYEFQMLLGVRPELRAKILKDGHRLRVYVPFGRQWYQYSIRRFKENPQVAGNVFKALFSKSVQ is encoded by the coding sequence ATGAATTTTCTGAATAAGTTAGTTGTCAAAGCAGTTCCCTTAGTTCCGAAATCCATTGTTAGAAAGTTTGCAGGTCGTTACATTGCCGGTGAAGAAATCTCCGATGCTGTTCGCGTTGTCAAACAGTTGAACAGCCAAGGGATGATAGCGACGCTCGATGTGCTTGGTGAAAGCATCACAATGCGGGAAGAAGCAACATCCGCGACCGAGATGATTATCGAGGTTATCAAAACAATTGAGAAGGAACAACTTGATTCGAATGTTTCCATCAAGTTAACTCAGTTAGGATTGCAACTTGATAAAGTATTTTGCTTGGATAATGTTCGACGAATTGTTCAAACGGCGAAAGAACGGAACAATTTCGTTCGGATTGATATGGAAGATTCTTCCTGCACCGATGACACGATTTGGGTGTACAAAGAAATCCGAAAGCAGTTTGATAATTCGGGCATTGTTCTTCAAGCGTATTTGAAACGAACAGAAACAGATGTCGTCTCGCTGATGCAGGAAGGATTAAGGAACTTTCGCCTGTGCAAAGGCATTTATGTAGAGCCAGCTGAAATTGCATTCAAACAAAAAGATGAAATTAACAAAAACTTCATGCGTGTCATTGAAGTGATGCTGAGAGAAAAAGCCTACGTTGGCATTGCAACACACGATAGTGACCTTGTAGCCGGATCATACAAGGTAATTGAAAAGATGAAATTACAAAGGCACGAATACGAGTTTCAAATGTTGCTTGGCGTGCGCCCGGAACTTCGGGCGAAAATTTTGAAGGACGGTCATCGCCTTCGTGTCTATGTTCCGTTCGGAAGACAATGGTATCAGTATTCGATTCGACGATTCAAAGAGAATCCGCAAGTGGCAGGTAATGTTTTTAAGGCGTTGTTTTCAAAAAGTGTACAGTAA
- a CDS encoding 2-oxoisovalerate dehydrogenase: MSETETTPATGGHAHHETATTSLLPLDDFGISVHKNTLKRWYQLMHLARLLDQKAALYVKQAKGWSYHAACSGHEGAQLMLGLSFRQNKDFLFPYYRDLMTCLAAGLTVEEIIRNGLSKATDVASGGRHMSNHFAKPSIRIQNVSSVTGNHTLHAVGVARAIKKYEGDEIAFYSSGDSAISEGYVYEAISGAAREKLPVVFVIQNNRYGISVPIVEQAANECVADNFVGFKNLKIVRVDGTNVFDCWRGMQEALDYIQTGEGPAIVHADCVRLQSHSNSDKHELYRSVEEITEAQLSDPVKRFRNYLLTQGELTEKEILKIEDENAKTVEAAAIKVEAEPDPDPKTALQFITPEPYEHAHEDDPASVNQESPSFTLREAINETLKEEFRRNPNTFLWGQDVASKDKGGVFNVTKGMLQEFSSRRIFNAPIAEDFIVGTANGFCRYRDDIWVVIEAAQFADYIWPAMEALIENSHEYYRSNGQFVPNIVMRLSSGGYIGGGLYHSQSVDGIFASLPGFRVVVPSFADDAIGLMRMAMRSRGQTFFLENKFIYNQFFTKSHKPSSDHVVPFGKARVRHEGNDLSIITWGTPVHFAMRVAHRLHDDHNISAEVVDLRSLKPLDVEGILASVKKTGRLLVVHEHPMFGGFGGEVASIVAEKAFHYLDAPIMRVGSKDSPVPFSRILEHEVLLQEQDILDAALKLAAY, translated from the coding sequence ATGTCAGAAACTGAAACCACACCCGCAACAGGCGGGCACGCACACCATGAAACCGCAACTACTTCTCTTTTACCACTCGATGATTTTGGAATCTCCGTCCATAAAAATACGCTGAAGCGATGGTACCAACTCATGCACCTCGCTCGTCTGCTCGACCAAAAAGCCGCGCTCTATGTTAAGCAGGCAAAAGGATGGTCGTACCATGCGGCGTGTTCAGGACATGAGGGGGCGCAACTCATGCTCGGACTTTCGTTCCGGCAAAACAAGGATTTTCTTTTCCCCTATTACCGCGATTTGATGACCTGCCTCGCCGCAGGATTAACCGTCGAAGAAATCATCCGCAACGGTTTATCGAAAGCGACGGATGTTGCTTCAGGCGGACGGCACATGAGCAATCACTTTGCAAAACCATCTATCAGAATTCAAAACGTTTCTTCCGTAACGGGTAATCATACGCTTCATGCAGTCGGTGTGGCGCGGGCAATAAAAAAATATGAAGGGGATGAAATTGCCTTTTACAGTTCCGGCGATTCGGCAATCTCGGAAGGATACGTCTATGAGGCAATCAGCGGCGCGGCGCGGGAGAAACTTCCCGTCGTGTTTGTCATACAAAATAACAGGTACGGAATTTCCGTTCCGATTGTCGAGCAGGCGGCGAACGAATGTGTTGCCGATAATTTTGTTGGATTTAAGAACTTGAAAATTGTCCGCGTTGACGGAACAAACGTATTCGATTGTTGGCGCGGGATGCAGGAAGCGCTCGATTATATTCAGACGGGTGAAGGTCCGGCAATCGTTCATGCGGATTGTGTACGATTGCAATCGCACAGTAACTCCGATAAGCATGAGTTGTACCGCTCCGTCGAAGAGATAACGGAAGCGCAACTCTCCGACCCTGTAAAACGATTTCGGAATTATCTTCTCACGCAAGGCGAATTGACAGAGAAAGAAATTCTAAAGATTGAGGATGAAAACGCGAAGACAGTGGAAGCCGCCGCAATCAAAGTTGAAGCGGAACCTGACCCCGACCCGAAAACCGCGCTTCAGTTTATTACTCCCGAACCATATGAACACGCTCACGAAGATGACCCGGCTTCTGTGAATCAGGAGAGTCCGTCGTTCACGTTGCGTGAAGCAATCAACGAAACGTTGAAAGAAGAATTTCGCCGCAACCCGAACACGTTTTTGTGGGGACAGGATGTTGCCTCGAAAGATAAAGGAGGCGTGTTCAACGTTACGAAAGGAATGTTGCAGGAGTTTAGCAGTCGCCGGATTTTCAACGCTCCGATTGCGGAGGATTTTATTGTCGGAACTGCCAACGGTTTCTGCCGTTACCGTGATGATATTTGGGTGGTGATTGAAGCCGCTCAGTTTGCCGATTACATTTGGCCCGCAATGGAAGCGCTCATTGAAAACTCACACGAGTATTACCGCTCGAACGGTCAGTTCGTACCGAACATTGTTATGCGTCTTTCTTCCGGCGGATACATCGGCGGCGGGTTGTACCACTCGCAGAGTGTTGACGGAATTTTTGCATCGCTTCCCGGTTTCCGTGTTGTTGTTCCTTCGTTTGCCGATGATGCTATTGGTTTGATGCGAATGGCAATGCGAAGCCGCGGGCAAACATTCTTTCTCGAAAATAAATTTATCTACAATCAATTTTTTACAAAATCTCACAAGCCATCCTCCGACCATGTTGTTCCGTTCGGGAAAGCGCGTGTACGTCATGAAGGAAACGACCTGAGCATTATCACGTGGGGTACGCCTGTCCATTTTGCAATGCGTGTTGCACATCGCCTGCACGATGACCACAACATCAGTGCGGAAGTAGTTGACTTGCGTTCGCTGAAGCCGCTCGATGTTGAAGGAATTCTTGCATCAGTAAAAAAGACAGGACGACTGCTCGTTGTTCACGAGCATCCGATGTTTGGCGGGTTTGGCGGGGAAGTGGCAAGCATCGTAGCAGAGAAAGCGTTTCACTATCTCGATGCGCCAATCATGCGTGTCGGCTCGAAAGATTCTCCCGTTCCGTTCTCACGTATTCTTGAACATGAAGTGCTTCTTCAGGAACAGGATATTTTGGATGCCGCGTTGAAGTTGGCAGCGTACTGA